In Zingiber officinale cultivar Zhangliang chromosome 8B, Zo_v1.1, whole genome shotgun sequence, a single genomic region encodes these proteins:
- the LOC122016300 gene encoding mitochondrial pyruvate carrier 1-like isoform X2, whose protein sequence is MAAFRSFWNSPMGPKTTHFWGPVANWGFVISGLADTQKPPELISGNMTSVMCIYSVLCMRFAWMIRPRNYLLLVCHASNESVQLFQLSRWAKAHGYPALRTN, encoded by the exons ATGGCAGCTTTCAGATCATTTTGGAATAGCCCTATGGGTCCAAAAACAACTCACTTCTGGGGACCAGTTGCAAATTGGGGCTTCGTTATCTCT GGTTTAGCAGATACACAGAAACCCCCAGAGTTGATATCTGGGAATATGACTTCAG TCATGTGCATCTACTCTGTACTGTGCATGAGATTTGCATGGATGATACGACCTCGTAACTACCTGCTTCTCGTCTGTCATGCCTCTAATGAATCAGTTCAGCTCTTTCAGTTATCCAGATGGGCGAAAGCACATGG GTATCCAGCTCTTCGAACTAACTAA
- the LOC122016300 gene encoding mitochondrial pyruvate carrier 1-like isoform X1 — MAAFRSFWNSPMGPKTTHFWGPVANWGFVISGLADTQKPPELISGNMTSVMCIYSVLCMRFAWMIRPRNYLLLVCHASNESVQLFQLSRWAKAHGYLANKELEQNK; from the exons ATGGCAGCTTTCAGATCATTTTGGAATAGCCCTATGGGTCCAAAAACAACTCACTTCTGGGGACCAGTTGCAAATTGGGGCTTCGTTATCTCT GGTTTAGCAGATACACAGAAACCCCCAGAGTTGATATCTGGGAATATGACTTCAG TCATGTGCATCTACTCTGTACTGTGCATGAGATTTGCATGGATGATACGACCTCGTAACTACCTGCTTCTCGTCTGTCATGCCTCTAATGAATCAGTTCAGCTCTTTCAGTTATCCAGATGGGCGAAAGCACATGG GTACCTGGCCAACAAGGAGCTTGAACAAAATAAATAG
- the LOC122016300 gene encoding mitochondrial pyruvate carrier 1-like isoform X3: MAAFRSFWNSPMGPKTTHFWGPVANWGFVISGLADTQKPPELISGNMTSVMCIYSVLCMRFAWMIRPRNYLLLVCHASNESVQLFQLSRWAKAHG; this comes from the exons ATGGCAGCTTTCAGATCATTTTGGAATAGCCCTATGGGTCCAAAAACAACTCACTTCTGGGGACCAGTTGCAAATTGGGGCTTCGTTATCTCT GGTTTAGCAGATACACAGAAACCCCCAGAGTTGATATCTGGGAATATGACTTCAG TCATGTGCATCTACTCTGTACTGTGCATGAGATTTGCATGGATGATACGACCTCGTAACTACCTGCTTCTCGTCTGTCATGCCTCTAATGAATCAGTTCAGCTCTTTCAGTTATCCAGATGGGCGAAAGCACATGGGTAA